DNA sequence from the Liolophura sinensis isolate JHLJ2023 chromosome 1, CUHK_Ljap_v2, whole genome shotgun sequence genome:
TTGATGTCTTCTCAGGTTTCAAGTTAGGAAAGAGAAACGAGAGGAAATGGCTGATGTAAGTACAAGAGGATGTCCATGAATAACTAGTGGACAGATTTATCTTATAGAGACGAGAAAACAACCTACCTATCTGTGACTCCCTCTTATCAGTTAGCAATGAAATCCACCCTCTTacgatttttttattttcattttcaacacaacaaataaatagacattGACTTCCATATTTTGTACTCTAGTCTTTGCACTCAAATTgatgactacatgtatcacattttggttttcttcattttgatgactgtatatgtatcagATTTTAGCCTTCTTCATTTTGatgactgtatatgtatcatatttTAGCCTTCTTCATTTTGATGActgtatatatatcatattttaGCCTTCTTCATTTTGatgactgtatatgtatcatattttagttttcttcattttgatgactgtatatgtatcatatttTAGTCTTCTTCATTTTGATGTATCAGATTttagttttcttcattttgatgactgtatatgtatcatatttTAGCCTTCTTCATTTTGatgactgtatatgtatcatatttTAGCCTTCTTCATTTTGatgactgtatatgtatcatattttagttttcttcattttgatgactgtatatgtatcatatttTAGCCTTCTTCATTTTGatgactgtatatgtatcatatttTAGCCTTCTTCATTTTGatgactgtatatgtatcagattttagttttcttcattttgatgtatcatattttagttttcttcattttaataacTCTGTATGTATCATGTTTGTGCCAGGCGTATTTGCTTCCTGGAGACTGTGGCCGGGGTACCTGGCATGGTGGCAGCCATGACACGGCATCTCCATTCTCTCAGAAGGCTACGGAGAGATTATGGTTGGATTCACACTCTCCTCGGTGAGCCTCAGACCCTGAAGAAGTTTTATACCTACTTTGGAATGATTCACAATCTTATTATTGTTGTCTCTCAGACAACAAAGGCCTAGTTTAATTCATCAGTGAATTGCGGAATCATTCTGTAATGTTACCTGCTTATCAGAAACAAGACATTAACTTCCTGATCAACATTTTGAGATTTCATGCAAAATGAGAATCTTATATGTCATTTTTAATCTGCTTCAGAAAACTTTATTGTAGAATCGCGACGGTATGTCATGTCCACCCAGACAATTCTCAAGCTTAAACCTATGATAGGAAGCGGAAATGCAAACTGCCTGTCTTCTGGATAGTTGTTTATATTAGATCTCATTAGGTAAGGCTTACTATGTTTTATATCACTGAGGTAATCATGAACTCACCTTGACTATTGGTGACTTGTTTTCTATCTTCTCTTTAATGGCATGTTTTCTTTGTCTCATTCAGAGGAAGCAGAAAATGAGCGGATGCATCTGATGACAGCCATGCAGTTGAAGAAACCGTCTCTTGTATTTAGACTGTCTGTTGTGTTTGCTCAAGGTAAATGAAGACTTGTTTGGACTGATATGATGGAGAATCTTTCCTGCTTACAGTAATTACGTTCCAAATCGTTTAGTCTGTTATTCCTTCATGTCTTCTTGCGATGACATTTAGGGAACAAAAAAGTAGCGTTTTACTCATGCATTGCAAGAGAACTTTGTTCAGTTCAGCTTCAGATGTTAGCCATTTCACGATAAAGGGTATCTTATTCATGTAGTGTTTTGGATAACTCTTATGATTGAGACCATTCTATCATACGCACGTCATTATCCGTTCtctatatatatttgaataccGACGGTacttgggaaggcctgtcagcaatctgcagatggtcgtgggtttcccccgagctctgcctagtttcctcccaccataatgctggtcgccgtcggataagtgaaatattcttgagtatagcgtataacaccaatcaaataaataaataaataaaattatatttgaaTATTATATATGTTCTTTACAGGTGTGTTTGTTACCATGTTCAGTGCTGGCTACCTAATCAGCCCCACCTTCTGTCATCGCTTTGTTGGGTACCTGGAAGAAGAGGCAGTCAAAACCTACACAAAATGCTTAGAGGTATTCGTTTTGACACAAAAGTACACATGTGAAGGATAAACAAAAGATTAATAAAACGAAACTTCAGAATTCAAACAACGGTAGAACTACTTTACTACGATTGTGTCGTTACCCTATACACCAGCACAGCGGAGGCAGATTTTACCAGGACACAATCCTAATATTACTCTGGGTCATGTGATACACTGCACTGACGATTAACCCTGATTTGGAATTCAATATTTGTTTGGTAGAGGTCTGGAGGATACTATCTTGCCGCAGAGTCTTTGAAAATCTGCAGAATTTTTGTTTTGGCGCATTATTCAGAAGTTTTGGAATACTGAGAAAACTGGGCGGGATCTTGATTTTGAGTATTAATCAGTATTGTTTGTACAGTCTCCTTTTTAGGTAGGCAGTGTACAGTGTTTGATCATTCATGACTGTTTTGGCCATTTCAGGACATTGACAATGGGCCAATGACCCACTGGAAAACACACCCTGCACCGGAATTGGCCGTCAGATATTGGCAGCTTGCGGTAAGAACCTTTTGTTTTTACTGTAACTCAAAATCTTTATTTAATGTCACCTCACCGAGTACCTGACAGACTCTGAGATGTAAAATCGAAACAGATTAGCAGAAGCTAGATGTTGAATAGGCATGGTGCTATAGTACCTAACGAAGGATAATGTACCCACTGAACCAACGAGTCTTTCTTTTCTTCATGCTATGGTTTTTCGACGTGACTTTGCTGTTATATGCGGTCTGCATCATTGCAGGGTATGTATGATGTTTTTCAAGCAATGTACATCTGTCTTCCCTGTTTCAGCCTGACAGCACCATGAGGGATGTAATCTTAGCCATTCGGGCAGACGAGGCACATCACCGAACAGTTAACCATACCTTGGCTTCATTAAAGGAGGACGATTATAACCCTTACAAGCCTGGAAAATAGCAGGCTTTTGTATTTTGTGCACCTCAAAGTTAATGAGACGTACTCACCAGCAGTGGACACCAGCAGTGCTATTAGTTAAATACCACTCCCACTCGAACGGTTAGCCTTCCAAAAACCAGGAGCGCCAGTGGTTTATATTGGCTACTGTTATATTGTGTGCTGGTTTATCGGTCGTGCTAGACAGTGGAATCTTTCTGTCAGTATCTTTGCAAATCAAGACGGTGATAACTGCGGTACAAATGCAAACACCAGCATCCCTCTCTACCAT
Encoded proteins:
- the LOC135461579 gene encoding uncharacterized protein LOC135461579 isoform X1 is translated as MSVRVVLTLYKCVGGPLCRTRTVTAYHSIRAPQALAIRHAATKSDVEENIKKFRDGDYNTIPDPEKLAHFRVSDGGKQIDTQAIEKLPMGTHTLPHPIWSEKELTSVKITHKEPEGFVDKAAYSAVKMLRFGFDVFSGFKLGKRNERKWLMRICFLETVAGVPGMVAAMTRHLHSLRRLRRDYGWIHTLLEEAENERMHLMTAMQLKKPSLVFRLSVVFAQGVFVTMFSAGYLISPTFCHRFVGYLEEEAVKTYTKCLEDIDNGPMTHWKTHPAPELAVRYWQLAPDSTMRDVILAIRADEAHHRTVNHTLASLKEDDYNPYKPGK
- the LOC135461579 gene encoding uncharacterized protein LOC135461579 isoform X2, which produces MGTHTLPHPIWSEKELTSVKITHKEPEGFVDKAAYSAVKMLRFGFDVFSGFKLGKRNERKWLMRICFLETVAGVPGMVAAMTRHLHSLRRLRRDYGWIHTLLEEAENERMHLMTAMQLKKPSLVFRLSVVFAQGVFVTMFSAGYLISPTFCHRFVGYLEEEAVKTYTKCLEDIDNGPMTHWKTHPAPELAVRYWQLAPDSTMRDVILAIRADEAHHRTVNHTLASLKEDDYNPYKPGK